The Anastrepha ludens isolate Willacy chromosome 2, idAnaLude1.1, whole genome shotgun sequence DNA window ccttttgggcactcacgcacgtcggctcggtgTTCCTCAAAacgtgcagatactgcgaggacgaagatgaggaagtattgagcagacatttgctgtgcagttgtccgggtctagccagaagtcgactcgctcttctaggctctccaacaattgacaatctttcagtactctcggacctgaaaatcgaatctctcatcaaattttcgaaacgaattaatatctttgaccaaaatctacaataaaaatctcggttaggtggggaaatcatttaaaataatgagctctagggcaacacaacggacccaacttgcggtctatgtggcactccgatgcggggtcacccttaaaccaaccaaccaaaaggAGAATATCTAAACGAGGATATTAAATAATATCgctttgtaaacattttatactaaatttacgaaaaagtgCATTTGTCCCATAGGAATTCAATGGTTATTTCAAAGCTTTGGCGGCACGGAtgcatgttaaaaaaaatgttctcattTTGCTTGGCCATAGAACAAATTTAGGGACAAGCatctagaaaaaatattttgttgcgcATTCTAGTACGACGCTTCggtttatttcacaaaaatataatatcaggttttttttttattttgtacttttattttaaaggtttaaattgtttaaaaataaaaataacaaatgacaAGTAGCGATATTCAAGCACGATTCATTTATGTGTCGTATATGTATAATAAGCACGCTCATGCATTTGCtgtccagcagcttatatgtgtgcgtgtcgggggCATGACGCTTGCTcgcgaaaaaatctaaaattttttagttcccTCATATACATAACTACATTTATGCCACGGTAAAGTTACGCTCTTTTTTCAACTTCACTCtagcaatcttgtattctatcaatCTCGGCGATGTACGTTTTAATTATTTGAATGATCTGAAAGTACGCAGATTTTCAACTGAATACTTTTTTCTGTCAGGCAGATTCTATTTCACCTGCTACAGTTCAATATACGCGTATAGAATTCCAATACATGTATACGAGTATCTTACATgagcattaggccgggtcgatttgtggggaggcaaaaaatcgcccattgctctgtgaaaatcatattctagggatcaaaataagaaactttgccgaaggaaccatacctctaaaacgaattctgatgttccccaatttgggtcgatggggggatttttcgttcgacccaaattgggggacatcagaattcgttttagaggtatggttccttcggcaaagtttatttggatccctagaatacgattttcacagagcaatgagcgatttttaaatcgacccgccctaatgagcatgtataatatgtatgtaagctgTTATCATAAGTGCGAACTGTTTTTAAGGTTAAGGTTGTTTCAGCTACGAATAATTTGTAATCCACGTGCCtcagctacatatgtatgtatatattgtatatgtacatacaacaaaatttggCCGAGTGTCGCATATGTTTTAGAGAGGCTACGAAACAAATGAGTCAGAGCAATCAGGCGGTTTTGAAATTGCAATGCATTGCCTGGGTTGCATATGTAACCCATCTTTTGAAATACAGTAAGCTATTGCATCATCGTTTCACTTTACTtgccagcaacaacaatatttttcccGATTGAAGTAAACGATTGGTTTCCAAAGTAAaagatgaataaaaattaaaagcaaaactttGGACAGCAACACCAAACAAAATCAGCAAACGAAGCTAGCAAACTCATACTCGCATGAGAATTGAGAATATTGAGTATGTTGTAGTTGTTCATTCATATGTATCTCttaagtatttatatgtatgtatatatgcagtaTATGTTTGAACAAGTTGTATAATAGTGGTCGTTACAGAGAGAAAATGAGTGAGGTGTCGACGTACTGAGAAATGTGAAATCTACATGTTAGACAGTATTTCCACGCATTATATAAAATTCTGAAATAGCCGATTTAGTCTCATTTGTAgtgtttctgaaaaaaattagtcGAATTGATCAACAATCGCGGTAGGTACACAAGTTCCATTTTATTTCAGTACGAATACTCGTTTGAAAAGGTGTGTAATGGATATTCAACAAACAATTGTTGATTCCATTTCACACATTCCCAAACTAGGAAGCTCTTTTCTTGAATTTTGAGAACAGATTTGacgacattaaaaaaatttagaattgcaATGATCtctttgaaaacccctttaattTTGATATGGGGAAGTATGAATTTGAAATTCTAGTAGAAATAATAATCCTACGTAGGGAGATACATTTTTATGATGCAAGCGATATAATTGAATTCTGGAAAAATTTAGATAACAGATTGTATCCTTAGCTCAAAGAATTTTCTTTTATGATCTTTCTTTTAAGACTCAACATAATTTTGCGAGCCAATTTTTtctgatttaaaatttatttgttccaatcaaagaaataaattatatacaagCCATGTGAAAAATATACTTCTAACCAGAAACCGCCCCAAaagtattaatattattaatcatTAAACTAAGTTTTGAAGTATATAGTTTCTttgtctttattttaatttttttgaaataaattaggaTTAAGTGCAAAAGACATTTGGTCTTTAAATTTTACTCTTTTCTCCACTGTGCAGTGCGATTACTCTGTTGTCACCAACACACTCGCAAAGTCCATTTTGCCGACCTCTGTTCTAAAATGAGAATTTCAAAAAGTCAAAGACATCGGCCGCAATTTGCCACTGTTCATACACCATATTTTTAATATCGTTTCACAGATACTCGTTAAGTctcatttattttgtatttatacatTCGTTCTCTGGAACTAACTCTACTGTGTAGATTTATATCTGTGTGCttagatatgtatatgcatgcatatttatttaatattaaaatgccCCTAGTGAAATGTAAGCTTCGACAAATAAAGACTACTGAGTCACGCGCAATGAGAACGAGCTACTATTGCAAGCTACAAAGATCAACCGCCGGATCTATGCCTTTTTACCAGatccaaaatttaatataaaccaTTGACCGGATTGGAAACTTCAAATGATCCACTCCTCGTGTCGATTAAGCATCAAATtgctattacaataattttcataacAAATCAATTATGGAAAAACGCGTAATTGCAAAACCGCATAGCCGCATAGGTTGGAGCATTGAAAAGGCAAAGctacattgaattttttttctaaactgtataaGCATTAACGGGCCTAAATAGTTATCACATGTCTCAAGTGGTTTAGGAGGGACTGAGAAGAACAAGGAAACTAGCGGTTCCATAATTTGCTATAAtgactaggtaggtaggtttggcagccgcatcgcacatagataCAACGaagccacttagaccacggaatgggtccgttgtgagccgcgggggctgggctacatttccctttccatattgaaccatcctgagcttttgacaaagcgtaaaaggttgttgatacctaaagtgtatagattatctatattcgttaagaagtaggattttaaaattcggtttctgcttctggctagagccgggcatgtgcaaaaaaggtgttgaattgtttccaattcctcctcatttctgcagctacgacagaaatcatgcgtgtatacgcctaatctccttgcatgatttcctatgagacaatgtcttgtgagggcccctactaaggtcctgatttgaagtctactcagttttataatactcttggacagacgtaaatttagccttggccatgtttgcctagcaattttgcaggtgttagcgctaatccatctctgatttgcagaattgattagtgcgtccttaatgagaagcttacaagctgcgagaggtatctccataaaattacttatgtctggcatacaggtaccttctcttgcaagttggtctgccctagagttccctggtatatctctgtggcctgggacccagcataatattatacgatattgtttggccatctcatttagagattggcgacaacgtaagacactccttgatgttgtttggaatgcatccagggctcgtagggcagcttggctgtctgatagaatgcagatatccgttgatgatattctgtttatctttaaccattttaaggcttcatgaatagcgtttatttccgcttgaaaaacgctacaatgatccggtaatttaaaggattcactaatagaaagctcttcgcaaaataaccctgatcctacaccggtgtacattttggatccgtccgtgtagatcttaacgggtgtgttgggtgttggatcttcttcaagccattccagtcctCCGAAactcctttcgaagcaaagaatccgtgtaggagtctaaaatagttgaatgtccatgtgtgacagttctccattgtgagctcgctttgagccttaaagcggcgcaggccgctgagtatttgcagaagagatctaggggtggcagatgtagcatgatatccaaagccatggatggcgtggttttcatggcgccacatattgctagttccgctgatctctgcaccttattcaatgaattagaataggtttttttctgcatagcacaccaccagacaacatttccatatagaataaTGACTAAGTGCAGTGACTTCTCTACACAACTTGACTTTCAATTCTGCTACTTTACCAAATatctaataattaaattttgtttagctttCAACTGGTTTCaagtatataatttattaatacgtatgtacatacatatgcacatacattatCCGACAGCTCTGGTAGCTAATGCGATTACATTAGATTAAactgtaattttaattatattttaataaataaataatagtaataatatatttagtacatacatatgtacatatgtaactgCATAttgctttctttgtttttacactACTATCGCGGACAATAAGACGAGAActtcaaacacattttttaaatatattgtaatataggtatatatgtatgtagagtaTAATGCATTGAAACTAAAACTGGGCACagatacacaaatacatatatttgtagagctacaaactaaaaattaaagttatacAGCGAAGGCTCAGCAACCACCAATGGCCTCATATTTGCTAAGTATGTTagcatgcatgtatatatgtatgtaagtaagagAGAGCAAATCGTTCGCTCTCATATTTCTCCGAGTACACTCCTCTTTGGCCTCCCTGCACTACATGCCTTTGCTGTCTTGTTGTGACGACAGCAAAACCGCTTTCATATTCACGCGCAATACCATTCGCTGATGAAGAATTCACAATCAGCCATATCATAGGTGGCGAGTATGAGAGTAGTCTGCTCTTAGTTTCAAATTCTCGTTCAGGGTGTACAAATCGTAAAAGCAAATTATACGCAAATTCGTTTACAAAAATCGACAAGCACAGAGCAACACGGATCCAACCAAACAGCAGCTAAACCAAAGTGTATGCTCAAGTCGACGACAGCACGTGCAAAATCTATTTCAAATAGAAATCTCTTCAAATCTTAAAATATTCGGATCAGCTGTGCAGTGCATTTGCTGAGTTCGTTTGACTCATATTTCTACAAATAAAAGTGTGTCAAATCACCCAAGTGAAGTGAAAAAAGTTCGCAGGAGCCATAACAAAAGCTAAATATCAAATACCATATATATTCCATTATTAATTTAATGCTCTctaaattgttttaatatcGTGTGTGATATTGAACATAATCTTAAACTAGCAAAAGCACTCAACACTCGTCGAATTTAAACAATAccactaaaatttttaatataaatttgaaacGTATCAATGGCATCACCGGCCTGTGAACATCGCTACAAGGACttcatttacataaaaaattaaattttgtttccgTGCCGTTTTAAAGCAAAGCAAACCTCTCAATTCATATtgagagaatttttttaagtaaagtatatgaaaaagtgatcaatttgttttgcgataGACGCACTATAAtctgcattttattaaaaaaaatctgtaatttCATCGCGATATTTTCCGTatgaagttataaaaaaagtgattcaTCTTTTGCGATAGACGCGATTCAAtctaacatttttgtaaaaaataatctcaaATTTCATCGTGCTATTTTCTGTGTGGAAGTCTATTCTCAAacccactttaaaaaaaaaaattcttcgttaAAAAGCAGCATACTTTTCGGCAGTAAATATTTCATACGCGCCTACCAACGCACACAAGAACATTACAAATTGCACTTGCGACAACCAGCccaaaagttatcaaaaaactaactttCTGAATAAATCTCACAGCACAGAGTTccgctactactactactactatttaCTCCTATATTAGTGCTATGCACCCTTCGCTTTTGGTGgcgcaattaaaaaaacaacaccaTACCTGGCAGCGCGTCTATCGCGCCTTCATTCTTATGTGTGCGTACTATTGGCATCGTTCCAAAATAGGCAATTGCAGTAGCATTAAAGGCACCGGCGGCGAGACGTACACGCCTACTCATACACCCACGAATACGCCTATGCGACATTTTATgttaaacattgaaaaatatttgctaaagcgtaaaaatattttgcgtATGAACATTTGTTGGTGTAATTTAGCTATAATCATTCACAAGCTAAATACAATAAACAAGTTTAAGTTTAACAAGTTTAGTAAGAAGAAGAACTTTCGAATGGTGCACGGTGTAATGGGTATGTCTGTGACGTCATCGCTGATGCGGCATTGCATCGGGATGCTCGGTAAGTAAATACGCATGCTCTCCAAAATCCACAACTCTCTTAATTTACACAATCAGCGTTGCCATACTTGTAAACTTGTATATATTATAACAGCGAAGAAAATTTTCCGTCCAAATCCACTTTTAGGATAATTATCCACTTTTAAAGAATTAAGGCAAGCTTCTAAGCTTTCCGCTACATTTGAAGTACTCTTAAAGTTTACTGCATttcttcattcaaaaatattagtttggggaaaaagaaatccattatttttgcgtaaaattttgcgcaaatggtttgaaactgctttatggtcgatctttagcccCTCGGCAATGCTGTGAATACTAACGTgcccggtcaacttcgattatcaCTTTATGCCAGAACAATTTCTTCTCTATAGCTTTTCTTCTTAGCaaactaaattattaaatattcctCCTTTTCCCATAAAACTCATTCACATGCAAgcgcaaagtggcgcaaaattaatcactctatcagccgccgtagccgaatgggttggtgcgtgactaccattcggaattcacagcgagaacgtgggttcgaatctcggcgaaacatcGAATTAAGAATTaagaatttttctaatagcggccgcccctcggcaggcaatggcaaacctccgagtgtatttatgccatgaaaaagctcctcataaaataacagccgttcggagtcggcttgaaactgtaggttcctccatttgtggaacaacatcaagacgcacaccacaaataggaggaggagctcagccaaacacccaaaaagggtgtacgcgccaattatataatatatatattaaaccaGCCAGTTATCCAGCTTCTAATCACGACCAGTTTAACTCTTTGGGACTTCGATCAATACTACTTATTGCCTATTCCAGATGCATTTTACAACAAAGCTTTTAGTTAATAGGTTTATGAGGTAGAGAGTAGGAAATTTTTCGCTTATTAGGGGGGGTCGGTTTGGTTTTGCGCAGTTATTGTAATTAGTTTGGATTAATGATAATGAATGATTTATTTTATCACAACAAATTTTGCAAGGCAATACGCGGTGcaaattgtactaaaaatataccttttatcattgaaaaTGATTAAGCGCTCGACACGACACGACATAAAAGTCGTCTCGcaagtaaaatatgtatgtatgtttgtcaaACACTAAAAcctaatgtatgtataaatttatttttttgtttggccatctaaaattttagaacgcggaattttgaaaatgtatataatttgCAAGTTAGCGGcagaatttttgaatatgtagAATTTGGATGATAGAGGGAGTGGTGTAGAAATGGAGCGTTAGAagcgttatttttatttaatgttttacaGTGTGGATAATTGCAGGTGTCAAGAAACTGTGACAATTATATCGCAGTATTATCAGATTTTGGTATTTAGTATGGAACCCCGTTGTGCCATGGTGATGTGAGTTCATCGCCAGTggtttattacatacatattcaccATTTTACAGAGTAATTActatttcaaagaaatttgagctcaaattttttattgcaattgaaCAGGTAATATTAATGGATATttctctattaaaaaaataggtgtTAGGCAAAGAAACGTGGAAGATATAGCCAACCTTCCACCTGTGTATGGCAATTAGAACTGACGGTTCGAAAGTATGGCAACAATAATGCCAATAACACAGGGAATAATTTATGATTAGATACCAATTTGTTATCGCAAATTTCTATCAAACGGCCAAAGTTAAGTGGGGGCTATATAACGgcaaataatggaaaaatatgTGTTTCCTGATGTACTTTCTCTGCATTCCAGCAAAAGCTACACAATTAAAATAactcccaattttttttatttcatttaagtatgcaaatgaaatatatttaatatgtatCCAACGACATATTTGCAGCCAATAAATTATAATCGAAACAGGCCGATctggttttttgttatttttggctGAATAAACCACAAATATAATAGGGTATATAACGTTAgaacataataaatttttagcataaaaagtacttttttttatagaatatataaatatgtatgcacaggTGAAAAAATGAGCAAATATACGTTTTTTCgttatatttttggtttatttgaaacAGCAAACATTTACTTTACGTTCTCGACGATCGGTCTCCAGATATGGCAGTTTTGCTTGCTAAAATATCCGCCGAGATGAAAATGCGCATCGTCAATTTATGActtcttaaattaaaattcaatttgactTCTTTTCATTACGCGCACAATATTggctttggaaataagtttgcaatatttccTAATGTCGATCAAACGTAAGGCGATTCATTTCGTTCCGCGAAGATATGATGCTACTTTTCTGTTAAGACTTCTAGCGCGAAAAAACTGTCACTATCTAAATAACATATGCTTAAAAAAAGAGCCGCTATATGGACCACCGTATATACCATTTAAAACCagagtatttacatatacaaattCAATACGGTCGAAGCTACTCAATAAACAATTTCGATACACAACATTAACCAATCACTCGGGTGTACCTATATGGTGCCAGCACaaggcaagaatgatagattacaagattATACATCCGTGGTAGTATTTCTGGCTGTAACATAACAAttgaataaataagaaaaagaacgGCGTTGAAGGGGAATAACCCGCCcttgaataacaataaaaatgaaaaccaatacaaacaattaaattaatacaaatactTAATTGTTACATTGGTAATTCAGCTCATTCCGTCAAATTCACGAAGGATAGCGGTTCGCGGATGTCGTCAccttttgtatttggtttattttGGTATTCTCAGAAGATTCTCTAACCGCTCAAGCGAATATTGCAAATCTCAGAGagtttttctgttttaattaaataaaaaatttataatgcaatcaccctgcaggaaaaatctAAGCAGGTGAAATAATGTCCTGATTCTGCTATAGTAGGTACTATTTCGGCAGAATAGTTATGAGGTATAAGATGATATAATAACAtaggtatgtatttttattaaaatgatatCTAAAGTTTTGATtaacaatttaagttttttatgaaagaataaattaattgaaaataatttaacgaaCGTCTTTGCCCGAAATCGGCCATCTTCGCTGCGATCTAAATTGGAACTCCTCGCGAAACAAACGCGAAATCACACCTTCAACGTTTTCCGACGCTGCCAGCCAAGGTTGCCAGAAACAggcttttttatacatatagtGAGCGGTATTTTGCCTTCTACTAGTATTGTGTATAAATATAGGTATTTACAAGCTATTTAATATTTCACAGCACCTCGAAGCCACAAGAGGTAGGTATTTACAAAGAACCTTATAAGCCACCAAAAAAGCATAACACATTAAGAAAATGTTATAGGTGTGTGGTGACATCACCTTCTCGAGCTTCTCAAGATACCCCCTTTCTAGattaaaatatcattaaaattatttattgtttaagaaaaaacaagacaGGTTGCCATAAATTtggaatgcaaaaaaatatgtcgTGTGATATCCATTATTATTGTAAGCTGTCACTAAACGTATTGGCATAGATTTGACCAACTTTCGACGAAATTCAGCAAATGTTCTTTCCCATTCTGCTTGCAAAATAGTTTTAAGGCCACTTTTCGATGAAATTTTGTTCCCACACTTTATCCTCGATATGAATCCAAAAATTTTCTATATGATTTATGACAAGGCTTTGAGGAGTGTTAaagtaaaaaccattttttctaTACATGTGCACTGGAATGTAAAATGAGAATAGACAAATAAAGATGACTATCCATTATGCCATTTACCAGTTTTCCGTTGCAcacttttgtttataatttcttATCGCTTATATTTGCTAACTACCCgatttgtttagaaaaaataagaataggTATTTAAAGAGTAAATTCCTCTActtattatataagaaattttaaatttgtacagGACAGTTCCAGATCTTAGTCGGCAAAGACGCATTTAAACTGTGTTTAAATACAGCATAAACGCATTCAACAAATGCCATGGTTGTACGAGAACCTCAAATcgcaaagaataaaaaataccatGTCAAATGCGTATTGCATTGGGTAAAAATTTTACTGAATATACAATAACTGGACTTCAGTTTTCGTATAGAAAATTCATATTGgttatgtataatatattgaGCCATAGTGATAATATTGATCGAATTCAATACTAACTCTCGTCCATGGGAGAATACTACATGACATGTCGAATTTAATACTAGATTTAACTATGGAAAAGAAGTTACAGCGGTAGACAATCGATACTTCGTAGGTAAAACAAAGCCGTATTAGACTTACATACAAGTTGTAGATATGGAAAGGAGAAAGTTCATGAAGCAGCCGGTAACCTACTTTTTACCTACTGGGGATTTCCCTGCAGGGCGTATACCAGATACCAAATAATGCAAATTCACATGTTGTGCATGTAGTTTTTTCTTATGCGTGAGTATACAATGCATAGGACTATGCTCATAGAGGGCGAGTTTTGTCGGCGTaactttgcaaattttgtttttgtgctgtcGCTGACGTTCACACAGGGCAACTCGTACTGCAGGGCAAGAATATGTATTGCTATTGAGAAGAatgataaaatgttaaaatcgtAAGAGAAGAACGAACACAATGCGAGTTGCTCGTACTCGATGGCCGTCTACTTTCCTTGTCGCTCTCTCCTCCACAAGTTAACAGTTGTAGCAACAAAAGTTGCATTGTATGAATACGTTCTGATCGCACAAGTATAAAAGGCTGATCGTTGGATAAGTATAAAAGGCTGCTATTCTTcgcatttaaagcaattgaaatACTATTTTCATAGTGAATGCAACATCAACGAGCTGaataattagaaaattaaaataattaaatacttttatacttatacatatgtatgtatataggtacatacattttttgagaaACTTCGATAAGTGTTCTAAGTTAGAACAACTCGAATAATACttgaatatttacatacatatatgtaattttttattcaacgcTTAATCC harbors:
- the LOC128854849 gene encoding uncharacterized protein LOC128854849; translation: MHPSLLVAQLKKQHHTWQRVYRAFILMCAYYWHRSKIGNCSSIKGTGGETYTPTHTPTNTPMRHFMLNIEKYLLKRKNILRMNICWCNLAIIIHKLNTINKFKFNKFSKKKNFRMVHGVMGMSVTSSLMRHCIGMLV